The Triticum aestivum cultivar Chinese Spring unplaced genomic scaffold, IWGSC CS RefSeq v2.1 scaffold140838, whole genome shotgun sequence sequence gaagaaatagtgggccttatgcgccttagtggagagagagaggactggcctagggcaggccgtgcgcccctcccactctggtccgaattggactaggagaggggggggcctttccttctccctctcctccttcctttcccggaaagcggggagtcctactcctactaggaggaggactcctcctcctggcgcgcctacaggggccggccggcctcccccctactcctttatatacggcggcagggggcacctctagacgcacaagttgatctgttgatctctcccagccgtgtgcggtgcccccctccaccataatccacctcgatcatatcgtagcggtgcttaggcgaagccctatgtcggtagcatcatcgtcaccgtcatcacgccgtcgtgctgacgaaactctcccgtgaagctctgatagatcggagttcgtgggacgtcatcgagctaaacgtgtgctcaactcggaggtgctgtgcgttcggtacttggatcggtcggatcatgaagacatacgactacatcaaccacgttgtgctaatgcttccgctttcgatctacgaaggtacgtggacacactttctcctctagttgctatgcatcaccatgatcctgtgtgtgcgtagaattttcttgaaattactacgttccccaacaagaaaacATACGCGGTTTAGTATAGTAACTATTATGACTGTTATACGGAGCTCAGAAACTCACCGTAGTGCTTATTTTATGGTTTTTATGATTTAGATCGACCAGGAAATTAGTTTCAACTTAGTCTTTGTTTCTTTTTCTAGAATACGCACTAGCGTGCGTATCATACATTAAAGAAGGAGAAAAGGTAAAGAGCCCCATCCACCAATGGTCAAAGTTTACATGTGGTTACAATTGTTAATAGCAACCCTACCACTGCCACACATGGCCGGCCGCAACCTAGCTACTCGCGCCATCCCACCTAGCAAGCACTGACAGGAAAGTTGCCATGTCGTGTCTAAACATCCTAGCCTGAGCCCATGCTTTGCCCTCGTCCTCAATGCTAACAATGACCGTTGTCGTCGATGGAGAGGCGCCATCGAAAACGATCTTGTTTTTATGCTTCCAGAGCTCCCATAGGCACAGAGAGATCATGGTGGTGACATCCCTCTACCGAATCCCGATAGACGAGCACGTTGTGAACCATTCGACGATCGAGTCCTCTTGGCCTGGTGCCCAACCTGGCTTGCCCAGTGCCGCGAGCACGGCGCCCCACACCATTCGGGCAAAAACACAAGTTAGCATGATGTGATTGATCGTCTCCACATCCTGATCACAGAAGGGGCAAGCCGCCTGGTGATGAAGCCCTCGCCGCGCCAACCTGTCCGACGTCCAGCACCGATCCCGGGCTACCAACCAGTTGAAGAAGTGACATTGTAGGGGAGCTTTGGACTTCCACGCAAGAGTAGCGTAGGTTGCCCTCTCGAGGCCTCAGAAATTTGTCGCATAAGCCGATCTGGCAGAGTACTGCCCAGTTTCCTCCCAAGCCCATCTGACTGTCTCTGGCGAGTCTGGCGTTAGCTGAACCACAGCCGTCGCCGACGAAAGAGCTAGGTACTCCTGAAGGGTGGCCTGGTCCACATCCGGCCCAGCTACCATCAGCAAACGCCTGCGCGACAGTCATAGTCCTCCTCGATCTGATGATTCGTACACAATGTAAGTTGAAGTGGATGGCAACTTTGTTTTTCAGTTACAATTATTTAAAACTGATGGCACCCATTAGATTTGCGTCGTGATTCTTACTCGATGAGAGTTGCAACTAATTCTCGATCAATCGAGAACTAGTCGCTTCATTATTTTTTCCCACAAAAAAAAGCCAAACTAGAAAACAAACATAGAGAAAATTCTTATACGACCCATTTGTGGACCAACCAACACGGCAAATCAGATAGGAAACTAGGATGATTGCCCCCAAGACCAAGAGGCCATGATGAAGCTACGATGAGGCTGCCAAATTGAGGGAAGGCCAGCTGAGCTGAGTTACTCCACCAACTGAACGCCATACGACACATCCTCGCACTGCCGGATGTACGGGACCAGCTTGCCGTTGTCGCTGTCTCCCCTGGTCCGGCAGTCATAGTGCGGCGCCTTCATGAAGCAGGGCTCGATGGTGGAGGCGAGACGACACGGCGGATCGGGGACCTTCCCGTCGACGGGGAGCATGAGCACCCAGGGCCTCAGCCCGGCCAGCCCCTGGCTGACGTAGCCGAACGTGGATTGGGCGGACGTGACGACCACGTCCGAAAAGCTGAGCAACACTATCTCAGCCAACGCCTTCTGGTTGTGCTGCCGCTTCTCCGAGTGCTGCGTGCCCAGGTGCGTCGGCTGGAACACGCTCACAGTCACAGCCGCCGCGCCGTGCTCGTAGTACAGGCTGCTCAGCTTGTCGTAGTAGTCCCCGTTGAGCGACACGATGAGCACGGCCTTGCGTTTcttctgctcctgctcctgctcctggtgGTGGTCAGAGGCAGAGCTCGGGAGAGTAGCGTTCTCGACGGCGGGCAGGAGGCTCTCGCGGCTCGCGCACGAGATGATCTGCTTGTAGCGTTCGTCGGCGGAGATGCGCGCATACTTGAACTCGCGCACCTGGACGCCCACCCGCTCCTCCGCCGGGGCGAGGTACGAGCTGTAGTACCGCGTCGCCATGCCCCACACCGTGTTGCTCGGGTGGAACAGGTACCGCCCGAGGTGGTGGAACACAGTGTCGCGGCGCGGGAACAGCCGGACCAGCTCTTCCTCGTACCGCGGGAGGAAGAAGAGGCCCGGCACGAAGTAGTTGTCGGAGCGGAGCACGAGCCATCGCACGCCACGCAGCGTCTCCTGTCCGTCGTCGCAGAAGAAGCGCCGATCGTCCGGCTTGTAATCTGTCTGTAGGTGCACGTACAGCCACGGCGCCGGCGGGTCCCTGCCACGGCCCACCGCGTTGCCGAGGCTCTCCCGGGTGCGGACGTTGAGCCCCTTGATGCCCTGGATGGCAAAGCCTTCCTCCGGGAGCACCCAGGTGGTGTTAGAGCCCGGGAACGGCTCGCAGAACATGTCGTTGAGGTCATCGGCGGGGTGGTGGACAAGGAGGACACGGTCAGTGAGCAGCGCGTAGAGGAAAGCGGAGGCGGTGGAGAGGATGCGGTTGCCGAGCCCCTCTACGGGGGTCCAGATGATGTAGCTGCACTCGGTGTCGGAGCTGCTGGTACTGTTCGATGACGCATGCCCATCCATGGCCTCGCGCAGGCGGGCGACGGCGCGCGAGTAGGCCGGTGTGCCAGGCCCGCAGAGCTGGTGGAGGGACTCGTAGCGTCGGAGGCGCGAGACGAGGTGCGATGACAGGTTGTGGAGCGACGGCTGGCGGTAGAGCGAGGCGCGGTAGCGGCTGAGGCAGGAGCGGTCATCGAAGTCCGGCGAGAGGAGGCCGCCGAGGAGCGGATCCGCCGTCGCGGAGGGGCCGGCACGGCCTAGGCCTTGTTGGTACACTACATATAGTTCAACCATGTTGATTATTTCACTTGGTattccctccgttttaaaatataATGCATTCTCGGTTTCAGCGTTTCAACTTTGATCAtaatttaaccaacaagaccgactatggcgggagc is a genomic window containing:
- the LOC123172176 gene encoding probable fucosyltransferase 7, which produces MEGGKPSTQRHSSGAVRPIVLVVVAVSLVVVLFMATRVSPGCRPLLKAVYQQGLGRAGPSATADPLLGGLLSPDFDDRSCLSRYRASLYRQPSLHNLSSHLVSRLRRYESLHQLCGPGTPAYSRAVARLREAMDGHASSNSTSSSDTECSYIIWTPVEGLGNRILSTASAFLYALLTDRVLLVHHPADDLNDMFCEPFPGSNTTWVLPEEGFAIQGIKGLNVRTRESLGNAVGRGRDPPAPWLYVHLQTDYKPDDRRFFCDDGQETLRGVRWLVLRSDNYFVPGLFFLPRYEEELVRLFPRRDTVFHHLGRYLFHPSNTVWGMATRYYSSYLAPAEERVGVQVREFKYARISADERYKQIISCASRESLLPAVENATLPSSASDHHQEQEQEQKKRKAVLIVSLNGDYYDKLSSLYYEHGAAAVTVSVFQPTHLGTQHSEKRQHNQKALAEIVLLSFSDVVVTSAQSTFGYVSQGLAGLRPWVLMLPVDGKVPDPPCRLASTIEPCFMKAPHYDCRTRGDSDNGKLVPYIRQCEDVSYGVQLVE